A DNA window from Streptococcus parapneumoniae contains the following coding sequences:
- a CDS encoding NUDIX hydrolase: MEIKNHFGVYAVCLENGKLLCIEKTRGPYQHRYDLPGGSQQLGEGLTETLTREVMEETGFTVRNYSNPRIYDVFVREELKNFMIHHVMALYDVEMNESAPQVTISEAVSDGANDSLGYIWIDIQEITEENASPLVLKVKSELLGFPELDKTSYMNWKVNDEKPTCP; this comes from the coding sequence ATGGAAATCAAAAATCACTTTGGAGTCTACGCTGTTTGCTTAGAAAATGGGAAGTTACTCTGCATTGAAAAAACGAGAGGCCCTTATCAACATCGGTATGATCTACCTGGAGGCAGTCAGCAACTTGGTGAAGGACTGACGGAAACGCTGACTAGAGAAGTTATGGAAGAGACGGGATTTACTGTTAGAAACTACTCTAATCCTCGAATCTACGATGTTTTCGTCAGGGAAGAGTTAAAAAACTTTATGATTCACCATGTCATGGCCTTGTATGATGTTGAAATGAATGAGAGTGCACCTCAAGTTACGATTTCGGAAGCTGTGTCTGATGGTGCGAATGATTCACTTGGATATATTTGGATAGATATTCAAGAGATTACAGAAGAAAATGCATCGCCATTAGTCTTGAAGGTTAAGTCTGAATTATTAGGATTTCCAGAACTGGATAAGACTTCTTACATGAATTGGAAGGTGAATGATGAGAAACCAACTTGCCCTTAG
- a CDS encoding 3-oxoacyl-ACP reductase codes for MTKRVLITGVSSGIGLAQARLFLENGYQVYGVDQDKNPLLEGDFHFLQRDLTLDLEPIFDWCPQVDILCNTAGVLDAYKPLLEQSAQEIQEIFEINYVTPVELTRYYLTQMLENKKGIIINMCSIASSLAGGGGHAYTSSKHALAGFTKQLALDYAEAGIQVFGIAPGAVKTAMTAADFEPGGLADWVASETPIKRWIKPEEVAEVSLFLASGKASAMQGQILTIDGGWSLK; via the coding sequence ATGACTAAGCGTGTACTCATTACAGGAGTGAGTTCAGGCATTGGTCTGGCTCAGGCTCGACTCTTTTTAGAAAATGGTTATCAAGTTTATGGAGTTGACCAAGATAAAAATCCACTCTTAGAGGGTGATTTTCACTTTTTACAGAGAGATTTAACCTTGGACTTGGAGCCAATTTTTGACTGGTGTCCTCAGGTAGATATTTTGTGCAATACTGCTGGAGTGTTGGATGCTTATAAACCCCTATTGGAACAATCAGCCCAGGAAATTCAAGAGATTTTTGAAATTAACTATGTGACTCCTGTTGAGTTGACTCGCTATTATTTGACACAAATGCTGGAAAATAAAAAGGGAATCATCATCAATATGTGTTCTATTGCTTCTAGCCTAGCAGGTGGAGGTGGTCACGCCTATACTTCCTCTAAGCATGCTTTGGCTGGCTTTACTAAGCAGTTGGCTTTAGACTATGCTGAGGCTGGGATTCAGGTCTTTGGTATCGCTCCGGGAGCAGTCAAGACGGCTATGACCGCTGCGGATTTTGAGCCAGGCGGCTTAGCTGACTGGGTTGCTAGTGAAACACCAATCAAGCGCTGGATTAAACCAGAGGAAGTGGCAGAAGTCAGTCTCTTTTTGGCCAGTGGAAAGGCATCTGCCATGCAGGGACAAATCTTGACAATAGATGGCGGCTGGTCTTTGAAATAG
- a CDS encoding DUF2829 domain-containing protein, with the protein MTFEEILPGLKAKKKYVRTGWGGAENYVQLFDTIEQNGVALEVTPYFLINVSGEGEGFSMWSPTPCDVLATDWVEVHD; encoded by the coding sequence ATGACATTTGAAGAAATTCTACCTGGGTTAAAGGCTAAGAAAAAATATGTACGTACTGGTTGGGGAGGTGCTGAAAACTATGTCCAACTCTTTGATACCATCGAGCAAAATGGTGTGGCTTTAGAGGTAACTCCTTATTTTTTGATTAACGTTTCTGGCGAAGGAGAAGGATTTTCCATGTGGAGCCCGACACCTTGTGATGTTTTGGCGACGGATTGGGTAGAAGTGCATGACTAA
- a CDS encoding aldo/keto reductase gives MRYITLGQDDKELSEIVLGMMRIKDKSVKEVEELVETALSVGINAFDSADIYGRGRCEELLGLVLKNRPDLREKMWIQSKCGIRIEEFTYFDFSKEYILQSVDGILERLQVDYLDSLLLHRPDALMESDQVAQAFEILQKSGKVRDFGVSNQNPMMMELLKKEVKQPLSINQLQLSAAFTPGFEAGFHVNMEGNKAALRDGSVFEYCKLNDMVIQAWSVLQFGYFKGNFVGNEKFQALNQVLDRLAIKYGVTPSTIAISWILRYPAKMQSVVGTTNPKHLIEASQATNFNLTRKEWYEIYLAAGNNLP, from the coding sequence ATGAGATACATAACTCTTGGTCAAGATGACAAAGAATTATCAGAAATTGTTCTCGGAATGATGAGAATCAAAGATAAGTCTGTAAAAGAAGTTGAAGAGCTTGTAGAAACAGCACTTTCTGTTGGAATCAATGCTTTCGACTCGGCTGATATATATGGTCGTGGTCGTTGTGAAGAACTGTTAGGTCTTGTCCTAAAAAATCGTCCAGATTTAAGAGAAAAGATGTGGATTCAGTCAAAATGTGGTATTCGCATAGAAGAATTTACCTATTTTGATTTTTCAAAAGAGTATATATTACAATCAGTTGATGGGATTTTAGAAAGATTGCAGGTTGATTATTTAGATAGCTTGCTTCTTCATCGACCAGATGCTTTGATGGAATCTGATCAAGTGGCTCAAGCATTTGAAATTCTACAAAAATCAGGTAAAGTTCGAGACTTTGGTGTGTCCAACCAAAATCCCATGATGATGGAATTGCTGAAGAAAGAAGTCAAACAACCTCTATCTATCAATCAATTACAATTAAGTGCAGCTTTCACACCTGGTTTTGAAGCAGGATTTCATGTTAATATGGAAGGCAACAAGGCAGCTTTGCGTGATGGAAGCGTCTTTGAATACTGCAAATTAAACGATATGGTTATTCAGGCCTGGTCAGTCTTGCAGTTCGGATATTTTAAAGGGAATTTTGTTGGAAATGAGAAATTTCAAGCTTTAAATCAAGTACTTGATCGTTTAGCTATTAAATATGGAGTAACTCCTTCAACTATTGCCATTTCTTGGATATTGCGTTATCCAGCAAAAATGCAGTCAGTCGTAGGTACAACCAATCCTAAGCATTTGATAGAAGCTAGCCAAGCGACAAACTTTAATTTAACAAGAAAAGAATGGTATGAAATTTATCTTGCTGCAGGGAATAATTTGCCGTAA